A region of Thiofilum sp. DNA encodes the following proteins:
- a CDS encoding outer membrane protein transport protein — MPISLVGHCGFNTTLSGWIHTLNFVGFLGGKITMLNARLVSLSLLISTTCFSSIAFATNGLAPTGLGMAHRSMGGAAVANPINTTSMATNPAAASFIPDGYDVGLEVFKPKRSVVDRTTNTEYSGNKKSTFYVPEGGYKRSLSKGMAAGIVIYGNGGMNTGYANLNSPPFMSSDVGVDYQQLFVSPTISFKMGETQAVGLSLNGVYQKFKAEGLSSFTAPGFSVDSNSVTNNGYDSSTGVGGTIGWQGQLSPRVSAGISYRSKVKMGKLDKYKGLLANGGEFDVPAATTVGLSFKATRKTTVAMDIQHIEYNKLASVGNTSTSFGSAQLGSNGGPGFGWQNQTIYKLGVKHQMTPTTALMAGYNYGKSPVKSTETTFNVLAPATSERHLSLGAEFKLSPKSDLTVSYVHAFEKEIQGAGVSPVGLDMYNLKMDQNILGFAYSRRF, encoded by the coding sequence ATGCCTATCTCTCTAGTGGGGCATTGTGGTTTTAATACTACACTGTCAGGATGGATTCATACCTTAAATTTTGTAGGTTTTCTAGGAGGAAAAATAACGATGTTAAATGCTCGTCTCGTGAGTCTATCACTCTTAATCTCAACTACCTGTTTCTCTTCAATAGCTTTTGCCACTAATGGTTTAGCGCCTACTGGTTTAGGTATGGCACACCGTTCTATGGGGGGAGCAGCGGTCGCTAATCCTATTAATACTACCAGCATGGCCACTAACCCAGCCGCTGCCTCATTTATTCCCGATGGGTATGATGTGGGGTTGGAGGTGTTTAAGCCTAAGCGTTCAGTAGTAGATCGTACTACTAATACAGAGTATAGCGGTAATAAAAAGTCCACTTTTTACGTACCTGAAGGTGGTTATAAGCGTTCGCTTAGTAAAGGTATGGCAGCTGGTATTGTTATCTACGGTAACGGAGGAATGAATACAGGTTATGCTAATCTTAACTCGCCTCCTTTTATGTCAAGTGATGTAGGTGTGGATTACCAACAACTTTTCGTGTCTCCTACTATAAGCTTTAAAATGGGTGAGACTCAGGCTGTAGGGCTTTCGTTAAATGGAGTTTATCAAAAGTTTAAAGCAGAGGGATTAAGCAGTTTCACAGCTCCTGGTTTTAGTGTCGATTCTAATTCGGTCACGAATAACGGATACGACTCTTCGACGGGTGTGGGGGGCACAATTGGGTGGCAGGGGCAATTAAGTCCGCGTGTAAGTGCGGGTATTTCATATCGTAGTAAAGTAAAAATGGGCAAGCTTGACAAGTATAAGGGGTTATTAGCTAATGGTGGAGAGTTTGATGTACCAGCTGCTACTACAGTAGGCTTAAGTTTTAAGGCAACCCGTAAAACAACTGTAGCAATGGATATACAGCACATTGAGTATAATAAATTAGCTTCTGTAGGTAATACGTCCACAAGTTTTGGGTCTGCCCAACTAGGTTCGAATGGAGGCCCAGGATTCGGCTGGCAAAACCAAACTATTTACAAGTTGGGTGTTAAACACCAAATGACCCCTACTACTGCTCTAATGGCAGGTTATAACTACGGTAAGTCACCGGTTAAAAGTACCGAGACTACTTTTAACGTTTTAGCACCTGCTACATCAGAGCGACATTTATCTCTGGGAGCAGAATTTAAATTATCACCTAAATCAGATCTGACAGTAAGTTACGTTCATGCCTTTGAGAAGGAAATTCAAGGTGCTGGCGTCTCGCCAGTAGGTTTAGATATGTATAATTTAAAAATGGATCAGAACATACTTGGGTTTGCCTATAGCCGCCGTTTCTGA
- the parE gene encoding DNA topoisomerase IV subunit B, with the protein MTDTTTYGAASIEVLTGLDPVRKRPGMYTDTTRPNHLAQEVIDNSVDEALAGHANFIDVILYSDGSLSVTDNGRGMPVDLHPEQKLPGVEVILCTLHAGGKFSTDNYQFSGGLHGVGVSVVNALSERLQVTIKREGKVYNMNFANGYKASELMVTGATTKKDTGTKVHFWPNAQYFDSAKFSVSRLRHTLKAKAVLCPGLKVRFTDQSETIPETTEWHYENGLRDYLLEAVSEFITLPEKAFTSSLKATTQALDCALTWLPEGGTAIQESYVNLIPTMQGGTHVNGLRTGVTDALREFCEFRNLLPRGLKLTPDDVWENIAYVLSLKMQDPQFAGQTKERLSSREAAGFVAATIKDAFALYLNQNTEVGEQLAQLAISNANRRQRSSKKVVRKRVTAGPALPGKLADCASQDILRTELFLVEGDSAGGSAKQARDREFQAIMPLRGKILNTWEVDAEQVLASQEVHDIAVALGVDPGSTDLSQLRYGKICILADADSDGAHIATLLCALFVKHFRPLVAAGHVYVAMPPLYRIDIGKEVYYALDDAEKQSRLEVIAAEKKRGTITVTRFKGLGEMNPLQLRETTMTPDTRRLVRLALEEAETADTLMDMLLSKKRAADRKQWLETKGNLATV; encoded by the coding sequence ATGACCGACACTACTACTTATGGCGCTGCTTCTATTGAAGTATTAACAGGATTAGATCCTGTACGCAAACGTCCGGGCATGTATACTGATACTACCCGTCCTAATCATCTTGCACAAGAAGTTATTGATAATAGCGTCGACGAAGCGCTAGCGGGTCATGCCAACTTTATTGATGTAATCTTGTACAGCGATGGCTCTTTATCAGTCACTGATAATGGGCGTGGTATGCCGGTTGACCTTCATCCTGAGCAAAAACTTCCGGGAGTGGAAGTTATTCTATGTACCTTACATGCAGGCGGTAAATTTTCTACCGATAATTACCAATTCTCTGGTGGGCTACACGGTGTCGGTGTCTCAGTCGTCAATGCCCTATCTGAACGCTTACAAGTCACCATTAAGCGTGAAGGTAAAGTCTATAACATGAACTTTGCCAATGGCTATAAAGCCAGTGAGCTAATGGTCACAGGTGCAACGACTAAAAAAGATACGGGGACTAAGGTTCATTTTTGGCCTAATGCTCAATACTTTGACAGTGCCAAATTTAGTGTAAGTCGTCTGCGTCATACTCTAAAAGCCAAAGCTGTATTATGTCCGGGTCTAAAAGTACGCTTCACTGATCAATCAGAAACGATACCCGAAACGACTGAATGGCACTATGAAAATGGCTTACGTGACTATTTACTGGAGGCTGTAAGTGAATTTATTACTTTACCTGAAAAAGCCTTTACTAGCTCGCTCAAAGCTACCACTCAAGCCTTGGATTGTGCACTAACATGGCTTCCCGAAGGGGGAACAGCGATTCAAGAAAGCTATGTCAACCTGATTCCTACGATGCAAGGCGGTACTCATGTCAATGGTTTACGCACAGGTGTGACCGATGCGCTAAGGGAATTTTGTGAATTTCGTAACCTGCTTCCACGTGGATTAAAGCTGACACCTGATGATGTGTGGGAAAATATTGCCTATGTGTTGTCACTTAAAATGCAAGACCCCCAATTTGCGGGACAAACGAAAGAGCGTCTGTCTTCGCGGGAGGCGGCTGGGTTTGTCGCTGCGACTATAAAGGATGCCTTTGCGCTTTATCTCAATCAAAATACTGAAGTAGGTGAGCAATTAGCCCAACTCGCTATCAGTAATGCCAATCGGCGGCAACGTTCTAGCAAAAAGGTGGTACGTAAACGCGTGACCGCCGGTCCTGCTTTACCGGGGAAACTAGCAGATTGTGCCTCACAAGATATTTTGCGTACTGAATTATTTTTAGTCGAAGGTGATTCAGCCGGAGGCTCGGCTAAGCAAGCACGAGATCGTGAGTTTCAGGCTATTATGCCGCTGCGGGGTAAGATTCTTAATACGTGGGAGGTCGATGCAGAACAAGTACTAGCCTCGCAAGAAGTGCATGATATAGCAGTCGCTTTAGGGGTCGATCCGGGCAGTACCGACTTGTCACAATTACGCTATGGCAAGATTTGTATTCTCGCCGATGCGGATTCGGATGGAGCGCATATTGCTACTTTATTATGTGCTTTGTTTGTAAAGCATTTCCGTCCCCTTGTTGCAGCAGGTCATGTATATGTCGCTATGCCTCCCCTGTATCGCATTGATATAGGTAAGGAAGTGTATTACGCCTTGGATGATGCGGAAAAACAATCACGGCTTGAAGTAATAGCGGCTGAGAAGAAGCGCGGTACGATTACCGTGACTCGTTTTAAGGGCTTGGGTGAAATGAATCCGCTACAACTGCGTGAAACTACTATGACCCCCGATACACGACGCTTAGTGCGATTGGCTCTGGAAGAAGCTGAAACGGCTGATACGCTTATGGATATGTTGCTCTCGAAAAAACGCGCGGCGGATCGTAAGCAGTGGCTAGAAACTAAGGGCAATCTAGCCACAGTGTAA